The following are from one region of the Arachis duranensis cultivar V14167 chromosome 10, aradu.V14167.gnm2.J7QH, whole genome shotgun sequence genome:
- the LOC107469578 gene encoding uncharacterized protein LOC107469578 has translation MSNKEIKHILKKIVKPHKRYWSSRLGDALWAYRIVYKTPIDMSPFPLVYGKACHLPVEVEHKAYWNVKECKSGFGRDGVERKMQLEELECIRLETYENSRIYKEKVKAVHDQNIKRREFRAGDQVLLYNSRLRLMPGKLRSRWDGPYMVEKVEPYGVVNLSRPSSPTFFRVNGNRLNHYHGAKVKNNKELEIFLLKDPAKDED, from the coding sequence ATGTCTAATAAAGAGATCAAGCACATACTCAAGAAGATTGTTAAACCTCATAAAAGATATTGGAGCTCTAGGCTTGGAGATGCGCTATGGGCTTATCGAATAGTTTACAAGACACCAATCGACATGAGCCCATTCCCCCTAGTCTACGGAAAGGCTTGTCACCTTCCGGTAGAGGTGGAACACAAGGCTTATTGGAATGTGAAGGAATGTAAATCAGGATTCGGAAGAGATGGAGTCGAAAGGAAAATGCAACTAGAAGAATTGGAGTGCATTCGGCTAGAAACTTATGAAAACTCAAGGATCTACAAAGAAAAGGTGAAGGCGGTACATGATCAGAACATCAAGAGAAGAGAGTTTAGAGCTGGGGATCAAGTCCTTCTCTACAACTCAAGGTTGAGATTAATGCCGGGCAAACTGAGGTCAAGATGGGATGGACCCTACATGGTGGAGAAGGTTGAACCGTATGGAGTTGTCAACCTAAGTCGCCCCTCAAGCCCTACCTTCTTCAGAGTTAATGGAAACCGTTTAAACCATTATCATGGTGCAAAAGTAAAGAACAATAAGGAGctggagatcttcctcttgaaggACCCAGCCAAGGACGAGGACTGA